The following coding sequences are from one Tissierella sp. window:
- a CDS encoding uracil-DNA glycosylase, with translation MKKIFNNDWQDLLEDEMQKEYYLKLREFLLEEYKNKTIYPNMHDIFNALHFTAYKDVKVVILGQDPYHGPNQAYGLAFSVKEGVRIPPSLLNMYKELKNDLGCYIPNNGVLKKWAEEGVLLLNTALTVRAGEANSHSKIGWEIFTDHIIKLLNEREDPIVFILWGNNAIKKESLISNTKHHIIKSVHPSPLSASRGFFGSKPFSKTNRFLESIGKKPIDWQIENI, from the coding sequence ATGAAAAAAATATTTAATAATGATTGGCAGGATTTATTAGAAGATGAAATGCAAAAGGAATATTATCTTAAACTTAGAGAATTTTTATTAGAAGAATATAAAAATAAGACCATATATCCCAATATGCATGATATTTTCAATGCATTGCATTTTACTGCTTATAAAGATGTGAAGGTTGTCATACTAGGGCAGGATCCTTATCATGGACCAAATCAAGCCTATGGATTAGCATTTTCTGTGAAGGAAGGAGTAAGAATACCACCTTCATTATTGAATATGTACAAGGAACTAAAGAATGACCTAGGATGTTATATACCTAACAATGGAGTCTTGAAGAAATGGGCAGAAGAAGGAGTATTGTTGTTAAATACTGCTTTGACAGTAAGGGCTGGAGAAGCGAATTCCCATAGTAAAATTGGATGGGAGATATTTACAGACCATATAATTAAATTACTAAATGAAAGAGAAGACCCTATAGTCTTTATTCTCTGGGGAAATAATGCCATAAAAAAAGAATCCCTAATAAGCAATACAAAGCATCATATAATAAAATCGGTTCACCCTAGTCCCTTATCTGCTAGCAGAGGTTTCTTTGGATCCAAGCCTTTTTCTAAAACTAATAGGTTTTTAGAATCTATAGGTAAGAAACCCATAGATTGGCAGATTGAAAACATCTAA
- the hgcA gene encoding mercury methylation corrinoid protein HgcA yields MEKPTTSSLEERLKDKIKQKEEDIKDIRIIHALDGQIETPLGLISTLTTELKEKDRLGNLGVRLGIGRDDYKVPTGIYAIGTPNEESHVLVTANYKLTIDKLRKELNGLNLWILVIDTNGVNVWCAAGKGTFSTEEIIYRINKCKLKKLVTHKQLILPQLGAPGVSAYQVTKFTGFKIAYGPVYAKDIKEFLESNCQATEEMRRVKFNLRERIAVSPLESVMCIKYLPFAFIFFIFMQLIGGANHSIMQILKSGALNTLPYIIAAIIGTILFPILLPILPFRMFSIKALILGIIWSFVVITYSSVFHYNNSILMNVGNGLLLSSMISYLGMNFTGSTTFTSLSGVKKEVLLSTPIIVISALVGIVLMLVDKFL; encoded by the coding sequence ATTGAAAAACCGACAACTTCTAGTTTGGAAGAGCGATTAAAAGATAAAATTAAGCAAAAAGAAGAAGATATAAAAGATATAAGAATTATACATGCATTAGATGGTCAAATAGAAACTCCTCTAGGTCTAATAAGTACTTTAACTACTGAGCTTAAAGAGAAAGATAGATTAGGTAATTTAGGAGTAAGATTAGGAATCGGTAGAGATGACTATAAAGTGCCTACTGGGATATATGCAATAGGTACTCCTAATGAGGAATCTCATGTATTAGTAACAGCAAATTATAAGTTGACAATAGATAAGCTCAGAAAAGAGCTTAATGGATTAAACCTATGGATTTTGGTTATTGATACAAATGGTGTGAATGTCTGGTGTGCAGCAGGGAAGGGAACATTCTCCACTGAAGAAATCATATATAGAATTAATAAGTGCAAGTTAAAAAAACTAGTTACTCATAAACAACTGATCCTACCTCAGCTAGGTGCGCCAGGAGTAAGTGCTTATCAAGTAACTAAGTTTACTGGATTTAAGATTGCATATGGACCAGTTTATGCCAAGGATATTAAAGAGTTTTTAGAAAGTAATTGTCAAGCTACTGAAGAAATGAGAAGAGTAAAATTCAACCTAAGAGAAAGAATAGCAGTTTCACCCCTTGAATCTGTAATGTGTATTAAGTATTTACCATTTGCTTTTATATTCTTTATCTTTATGCAATTAATAGGAGGAGCAAATCATAGCATTATGCAAATCCTGAAAAGTGGGGCATTAAATACACTTCCCTATATTATAGCAGCAATTATCGGGACAATATTATTTCCAATACTTCTCCCCATATTACCATTTAGAATGTTTTCTATTAAGGCACTAATTTTGGGGATTATCTGGTCTTTTGTAGTGATTACATATTCCAGTGTTTTTCATTATAATAATAGCATATTAATGAATGTGGGCAATGGATTATTGTTGTCTTCAATGATTAGTTATTTAGGTATGAATTTTACTGGTTCTACAACATTTACATCTTTATCTGGTGTAAAAAAAGAAGTTCTATTATCAACGCCAATAATAGTCATTTCTGCATTAGTAGGGATAGTCCTTATGCTTGTAGATAAGTTTCTGTAA
- a CDS encoding LysR family transcriptional regulator, with amino-acid sequence MKISQIEVIVEIAKAGSISGAAQNLFISQPGVSKILKKFEEEIGIQIFERVSTGIRLTPIGRRFVDNAQDILDQVDKLEYDLFKRKSVTAFMELNIASMSYHFMQHMIPELYNKYSKNPINIRYTECGFDDQLELINKGEVEIGIVTFWHNDLKKIINKALAKGVEYRCLGGVVPYIGVSKSSRNYPEEIKGLELRRLADMPIIAISPSSPSKVTGWEFMRQIFGRSKLETSNKEIITNNTGTMRGMVCKTDGFSLILLNNGIYERYGFFDDIRLIPIPGENMQFEMGWLQRTNTVRSPLANEFINILGEYTSEY; translated from the coding sequence ATGAAAATATCCCAGATTGAAGTAATAGTTGAAATAGCAAAAGCCGGGTCAATATCAGGGGCTGCACAAAACCTATTTATTTCTCAACCAGGCGTATCAAAAATACTGAAAAAGTTTGAAGAAGAAATTGGAATACAAATATTCGAGAGAGTGAGTACGGGTATACGGTTAACACCTATTGGACGAAGATTTGTTGATAATGCTCAGGATATTTTAGATCAGGTTGACAAACTTGAGTATGATTTGTTTAAAAGAAAATCTGTGACAGCTTTTATGGAACTAAACATAGCATCCATGTCTTACCATTTTATGCAACACATGATACCTGAACTTTATAATAAATATAGTAAGAATCCAATAAATATAAGGTATACTGAATGTGGATTTGATGATCAACTGGAGCTAATTAACAAAGGTGAAGTTGAAATAGGTATCGTTACTTTCTGGCATAATGACCTTAAGAAAATAATAAATAAAGCACTTGCAAAGGGTGTTGAATATCGCTGTCTTGGAGGGGTTGTACCATATATTGGTGTTAGTAAAAGCAGTAGAAACTATCCGGAAGAAATTAAAGGACTTGAGCTTCGTCGCCTAGCGGACATGCCTATAATAGCCATATCTCCGTCCTCACCTTCGAAAGTTACAGGATGGGAATTTATGCGTCAAATCTTCGGAAGGAGCAAGCTTGAAACATCAAACAAGGAGATAATAACTAATAATACTGGAACGATGAGGGGAATGGTTTGTAAGACTGATGGATTCTCTTTAATTTTGCTAAATAATGGGATATATGAAAGATATGGTTTCTTCGATGACATAAGATTGATACCAATCCCTGGCGAAAACATGCAGTTTGAAATGGGATGGTTGCAGAGGACAAATACGGTAAGATCTCCTCTTGCCAATGAATTTATTAATATATTAGGTGAATATACTTCGGAATATTAA
- a CDS encoding S41 family peptidase, producing MTKKWKRRLIIATLIILSTVTLERTYNSRDEFQVTAMDASDYEILEANLTTKEKLQDFEYLYDLLEKNYPFFKVNERLHGIDWLSNKRKYERLIRNTKNDAEFFVAMDRILDDLNNGHVNIFNGGNYREFYKVYYLSYAKYNALRYLPWYEALTNPHVMNRYKFDGNIECIELYQEAVLETKVLIEDKLAYMKIKKMANFDVVEEDYFKISKFLKDVEGYEKLIIDIRGNGGGYNVYWTNIVELLTDETLTAKYHVFFKDGHRNNLDVYKVRNLRVISELDEETLNQFPHEVKDFDFYNTYSIRINPWNKSLDTSDLIDFNGKIYLLVDKGVFSASEKFASFAKDSGFATLVGETTGGDRVFEEIPLYFLYNSKFVIRYSRELGINADGTINMETKTTPHIYVDPTPHEDFNKDECIQAVIKDNL from the coding sequence ATGACTAAAAAGTGGAAAAGAAGACTCATTATTGCTACATTAATAATACTATCAACAGTTACTTTAGAAAGGACTTACAACAGCAGAGATGAATTTCAAGTAACAGCAATGGATGCATCTGATTATGAAATACTGGAAGCTAACTTAACAACTAAAGAAAAGCTTCAAGACTTTGAGTATTTGTATGATTTACTAGAAAAAAACTATCCTTTTTTTAAAGTAAACGAAAGACTACATGGAATAGATTGGTTATCAAATAAAAGAAAATATGAAAGATTAATTAGAAATACAAAAAATGATGCAGAGTTTTTTGTAGCTATGGATAGGATATTAGATGATTTAAACAATGGTCATGTTAATATATTTAATGGTGGAAATTATAGAGAATTTTACAAAGTTTATTATTTGAGTTATGCTAAATACAATGCTCTTAGATACCTTCCTTGGTATGAAGCCCTTACTAATCCTCATGTTATGAATAGATACAAATTTGATGGTAATATAGAATGTATTGAATTGTATCAAGAAGCTGTTTTAGAAACTAAAGTATTAATAGAAGATAAATTGGCATATATGAAAATTAAAAAGATGGCTAACTTTGATGTAGTGGAAGAGGATTATTTTAAAATAAGTAAATTTCTAAAGGATGTAGAAGGATATGAAAAGCTAATTATTGATATAAGGGGTAATGGTGGAGGATATAATGTTTATTGGACAAATATTGTAGAGTTACTAACAGATGAGACTTTAACTGCAAAATATCATGTTTTTTTTAAAGATGGTCATAGAAATAACCTTGATGTATATAAAGTGAGAAACCTAAGAGTTATTAGTGAATTAGATGAAGAAACATTAAATCAATTTCCACATGAAGTAAAAGACTTTGATTTTTATAATACTTACTCCATTCGTATAAATCCATGGAATAAGAGCTTGGACACTTCAGACCTTATAGATTTTAATGGTAAAATATATTTACTAGTAGATAAGGGTGTCTTTTCAGCCTCTGAAAAATTTGCTTCCTTTGCCAAGGATTCAGGATTCGCTACATTAGTTGGAGAAACAACTGGGGGAGATAGAGTATTTGAAGAAATTCCACTCTATTTTTTGTACAATAGTAAGTTTGTAATTAGATATAGTAGAGAACTAGGAATCAATGCGGATGGCACCATAAATATGGAAACAAAGACCACTCCTCATATTTATGTAGATCCGACTCCCCATGAAGATTTTAATAAAGATGAATGCATTCAAGCAGTTATTAAGGATAACTTATAA
- the hgcB gene encoding mercury methylation ferredoxin HgcB, producing the protein MKYIKNVAKIEINQEKCGGCGICLNVCPHAVISIDEGKAFLSNKDRCIECGACDINCPVNAIGVEKGVGCASAIISSWFTRSKASKTI; encoded by the coding sequence ATGAAATATATTAAAAATGTTGCAAAGATAGAAATCAATCAAGAGAAATGCGGGGGATGTGGTATATGTCTTAATGTGTGTCCACATGCTGTTATCAGTATAGATGAAGGAAAAGCCTTTTTATCTAATAAGGACAGATGTATAGAATGTGGGGCATGTGATATTAATTGCCCTGTAAATGCCATAGGAGTTGAAAAAGGAGTTGGGTGTGCCTCTGCTATTATAAGCAGCTGGTTCACTAGAAGCAAAGCTTCAAAAACAATTTAG
- a CDS encoding nitronate monooxygenase family protein, producing MKLPELKIGNLVAKLPIVQGGMGVGISLSNLAGNVALNGGIGVLSGVEIGFNEGDYYKDKKEANSRALKYHIRKAKEISKNGIIGINIMAVLNNFEEIVVEAVREKIDIIFSGAGLPLSLPSFTKGTDTKVVPIVSSDRAATLICKTWDKRYDVVPDAIVLEGPKAGGHLGFSREELDDPSKDLDVLLIEVLEAIKPYEEKYKREIPVIAAGGIMNGEDIARLINLGASGVQMGSRFAATDECDASDSFKEAYINVKEEDIVLINSPVGLVGRAINNKFIEDAKMGLRKPIKCITNCLKPCKPEEVQYCIANALINGQKGNLNSGFVFAGANSYKIDRIMPVKDLMKELVEEAKLHLKQTK from the coding sequence ATGAAACTACCTGAACTTAAAATAGGAAATCTAGTTGCTAAATTACCCATTGTGCAAGGAGGTATGGGTGTAGGAATTTCCTTATCAAACCTAGCAGGCAATGTTGCTTTAAATGGGGGAATAGGAGTGTTATCTGGTGTTGAGATTGGTTTTAATGAAGGTGATTATTACAAAGATAAGAAGGAAGCTAATTCAAGGGCACTAAAGTATCATATTAGAAAGGCTAAAGAAATATCAAAAAATGGCATAATAGGTATCAATATTATGGCTGTACTGAATAATTTTGAAGAAATAGTTGTAGAGGCTGTCAGGGAAAAAATAGATATAATCTTTTCAGGTGCTGGACTTCCACTAAGTCTACCTAGTTTTACAAAGGGAACTGATACAAAGGTTGTACCTATTGTTTCGTCTGACAGAGCTGCTACTTTAATATGCAAGACTTGGGATAAAAGATATGATGTAGTTCCAGATGCCATAGTACTTGAGGGGCCAAAAGCTGGTGGGCATTTAGGATTTTCTAGGGAAGAATTAGATGATCCCTCTAAGGATTTAGATGTATTGCTAATTGAAGTATTGGAAGCTATTAAACCATATGAAGAAAAGTATAAGAGAGAAATTCCCGTTATAGCTGCTGGTGGAATAATGAATGGTGAAGATATTGCTAGATTAATTAATCTAGGTGCATCAGGAGTTCAAATGGGAAGTAGATTTGCAGCTACTGATGAATGTGATGCATCGGATTCATTTAAAGAAGCTTATATAAATGTAAAGGAAGAAGACATAGTTTTAATTAACAGTCCTGTTGGTTTAGTAGGTCGAGCTATAAATAATAAGTTTATAGAGGATGCGAAGATGGGCTTAAGGAAACCAATTAAATGTATTACAAATTGTCTTAAACCATGCAAACCTGAAGAAGTCCAGTATTGTATAGCAAATGCATTAATAAATGGACAAAAGGGAAACCTTAACTCGGGATTTGTTTTTGCAGGTGCCAATTCATATAAGATAGATAGAATTATGCCAGTAAAAGATCTAATGAAAGAATTAGTTGAAGAGGCTAAGTTGCATCTAAAACAAACAAAGTAA
- a CDS encoding acetate uptake transporter, giving the protein MNTNQTQNIKIVNADPSAIGLFGLAMVTFVASSQKLGLTTGLSFVIPWAIFLGAFAQLYASIADSQRNNTFGATAFGAYAFFWMGVAASWMINMGVFGEKLASAVDTKQLGFAFLGYLIFTIFMTIGAMETHKVLFSIFFFIDLLFVGLTLDSFGIGGEFPHKLAAYSEMIIALLSFYGAGASVLNEHFGKKFLPVGKPFGIFK; this is encoded by the coding sequence ATGAACACAAATCAGACACAAAACATTAAAATTGTTAATGCAGACCCATCAGCCATAGGATTGTTTGGACTAGCAATGGTAACATTTGTAGCATCATCACAAAAATTAGGGTTAACAACTGGTTTATCCTTTGTTATACCATGGGCAATATTTTTAGGTGCTTTCGCACAATTATACGCTTCAATAGCTGATTCACAAAGGAATAATACTTTCGGTGCTACTGCATTTGGAGCATATGCATTCTTTTGGATGGGTGTTGCGGCATCTTGGATGATAAACATGGGAGTATTTGGAGAAAAATTAGCTTCAGCAGTAGATACGAAACAATTAGGATTTGCATTTTTAGGATATTTGATTTTCACGATTTTCATGACTATAGGTGCCATGGAGACCCATAAGGTATTATTCTCTATATTCTTCTTTATTGACCTATTGTTTGTTGGTTTAACTCTTGATTCATTTGGTATTGGAGGAGAATTTCCACATAAATTAGCTGCATATTCCGAGATGATAATAGCATTATTATCATTCTATGGAGCAGGTGCATCAGTATTAAATGAACATTTTGGAAAGAAATTCTTGCCAGTAGGTAAGCCTTTCGGAATATTTAAATAA
- a CDS encoding tRNA threonylcarbamoyladenosine dehydratase — protein MNEFSRTELLLGVEGVEKLKSSSVAVFGIGGVGSFTVEALVRSGVGNIAIIDDDKVCLTNINRQLIATRKTIGKHKVEVMRDRILEINPKVNVEIHQTFYTVDNADDFDLSKYTYVVDAIDTVSSKLILIEKSKACNTPIISCMGAGNKLDPTKFEVTDIFKTTICPLARTMRSELRKRGIDSLKVVYSKEPALKPIENEEDNCKNKCVCPPGTARNCTARRQIPGSVSFVPSVAGLIIAGEVIKDIIKL, from the coding sequence ATGAATGAATTTTCAAGAACCGAGCTTTTGCTTGGCGTTGAAGGAGTAGAAAAGCTAAAAAGCTCATCTGTTGCAGTATTTGGAATAGGTGGAGTTGGCTCCTTTACAGTAGAAGCTTTGGTAAGAAGTGGAGTAGGTAATATTGCCATAATAGATGATGATAAAGTATGTTTGACAAATATAAATAGACAACTAATAGCCACAAGAAAGACCATAGGTAAACATAAAGTAGAAGTAATGAGAGATAGAATCTTAGAAATAAATCCAAAGGTGAATGTAGAGATACATCAGACTTTCTATACTGTAGATAACGCAGATGATTTTGATCTATCTAAATACACTTATGTGGTAGATGCTATTGATACTGTATCCTCAAAGCTAATCCTAATTGAAAAATCAAAGGCATGTAATACTCCAATTATTTCTTGCATGGGTGCAGGAAATAAGCTAGATCCAACTAAATTTGAAGTCACAGATATATTTAAAACGACTATATGTCCTCTTGCTAGAACCATGCGTTCAGAATTAAGAAAAAGAGGTATAGATTCTTTAAAGGTAGTATATTCAAAAGAACCAGCATTAAAGCCAATAGAAAATGAAGAGGATAACTGTAAAAACAAATGTGTTTGCCCTCCAGGTACAGCACGAAATTGTACTGCTAGAAGGCAAATACCAGGGAGTGTATCCTTTGTACCATCTGTGGCAGGATTGATTATTGCTGGGGAAGTAATAAAGGACATAATTAAATTATAA
- a CDS encoding carboxylesterase family protein — MRYKNKPCSYIFADTPCGKIKGIRKDGYSLYKGVRYATAARWEDPEIIQGWQGEYDATKSGPWCLQYNAFFEGHDTPFSKFYYDQAAEKPVINYSEDCLNLNIWVPEGVENAPVAVFVHGGSFVSGGNSATYIIGEEYCKRGIIMVSINYRLNAFANAYDEDHNGNYALKDQIVAFKWLKENIAAFGGNPDNVVGIGESAGALSLQCLLYSPQAKGLLSGAIMMSGGGNLDVLGIPAKPWFTEATWDIVKKKFGVDSIDKLKNKPSKEIYKAWTEAMATDIDLTNHSAKPIIDGDIIPKPVSELVANGEVNDIPCIFGLSSEDMFPYILYTKAIEWAVSQSEAGRSPVYAYYMDRQLPGDDAGAYHACDLWYAFGSLDLNWRPFTEIDYRITDNMIDYFAAFIKSGNPNNGELAEWTPITKENVKFINFGDEEAAMCEPPVEKLELAIQNSVKPFPGM; from the coding sequence ATGAGATACAAAAATAAACCATGCAGTTACATATTTGCTGATACACCATGTGGTAAAATAAAGGGTATCAGAAAAGATGGATATTCACTTTACAAGGGAGTACGCTATGCCACTGCCGCACGTTGGGAAGATCCCGAAATTATTCAAGGCTGGCAGGGCGAGTATGATGCTACTAAATCTGGTCCATGGTGCTTACAATACAATGCATTTTTTGAGGGTCATGACACTCCTTTTTCAAAATTTTACTATGATCAGGCGGCTGAAAAGCCTGTTATTAACTACAGTGAAGACTGCCTTAATCTAAATATCTGGGTACCGGAAGGTGTAGAAAATGCTCCTGTTGCGGTGTTTGTTCATGGTGGTTCTTTTGTTAGCGGTGGCAACAGTGCAACCTACATTATAGGAGAGGAATACTGCAAACGCGGTATAATTATGGTTAGTATAAATTATCGCCTTAATGCTTTTGCTAACGCATATGACGAAGACCATAATGGTAATTATGCATTAAAAGATCAGATTGTAGCCTTTAAATGGCTTAAAGAAAATATAGCAGCATTCGGAGGTAATCCTGATAATGTTGTTGGAATAGGCGAGAGTGCAGGAGCATTATCTTTACAATGCTTGCTTTACTCACCACAGGCAAAAGGCCTACTTTCAGGTGCGATTATGATGAGTGGCGGAGGAAATCTCGATGTTCTAGGTATTCCAGCGAAGCCATGGTTTACTGAAGCTACTTGGGATATTGTAAAGAAAAAATTTGGAGTTGACTCAATAGATAAACTAAAAAATAAACCGTCTAAAGAAATTTATAAGGCATGGACCGAAGCTATGGCAACGGATATTGATTTAACTAATCATTCTGCAAAGCCTATTATAGATGGTGATATTATCCCAAAACCTGTATCAGAATTAGTTGCAAATGGAGAAGTAAATGATATCCCATGTATTTTTGGATTATCTAGTGAAGATATGTTTCCGTATATTCTTTATACCAAAGCTATCGAATGGGCAGTAAGCCAAAGTGAAGCTGGTAGAAGCCCTGTATACGCATACTACATGGACAGGCAACTACCAGGGGATGACGCAGGTGCGTATCATGCATGTGATCTTTGGTATGCTTTTGGGTCATTGGATTTAAATTGGCGTCCATTTACAGAAATTGACTATCGCATAACTGATAACATGATAGACTATTTTGCTGCTTTTATAAAGAGTGGTAATCCTAATAATGGTGAATTAGCTGAATGGACACCTATTACCAAGGAAAATGTTAAATTTATAAATTTTGGGGACGAAGAAGCGGCAATGTGCGAACCTCCGGTTGAAAAGCTGGAATTGGCGATACAAAATTCTGTCAAACCATTTCCAGGAATGTAA
- a CDS encoding DUF1294 domain-containing protein produces MLKAMLVNFNNKEMFFLAYLICINLFSFILFGVDKKKAVKSQWRISEASLLGVSILGGAIGSLIGMVIFKHKLSKKVFYIGIPLMIILTKIVEIIIFNFIRNL; encoded by the coding sequence ATGTTAAAAGCTATGCTAGTTAACTTTAACAATAAGGAAATGTTTTTCTTAGCTTACTTAATCTGTATAAATCTTTTTTCATTTATATTGTTTGGGGTAGATAAGAAGAAGGCTGTAAAGAGTCAATGGAGAATATCCGAGGCTTCATTGCTAGGTGTTTCTATATTAGGAGGAGCAATAGGGTCTTTAATAGGAATGGTTATTTTCAAACATAAATTATCTAAGAAAGTCTTTTATATTGGTATACCATTAATGATAATATTAACTAAGATTGTAGAAATAATTATATTTAATTTTATTAGAAATTTATAA
- a CDS encoding NADH:flavin oxidoreductase yields MESLFKSRKIKNLEIKNRIVLPPMVCFSFAEKNAFVSEKNINHYESIAKGGAGLIIVEATCVNEKGRLSADQLGIWSDKFIDGLKKISQTCHENGAKVFIQLHHAGIRTSKAINEDTATSSDYDDGKVTARAMTISEIHSIEEDFINAAIRAEKAGFDGIEIHGAHSYLLTQFFSTKVNKREDEYGGSLDNRVRIAGRIIEGIKQNVNENFIVGIRMGCNESDLETSIDMAKKFENMGIDYLHVSTGFDNTRINQELPEDFPCNWIVYGGTKIKEHVNIPVIAVNSINTPEKARYLIDHNLVDFVAIGRGQLSDYNFANHVKDGEKIVECLGCKPCSWFSNGDNCPRHRK; encoded by the coding sequence ATGGAGTCATTGTTTAAATCAAGAAAGATAAAGAATCTAGAAATAAAGAATAGAATAGTACTACCACCTATGGTTTGCTTTTCATTTGCAGAAAAGAATGCTTTTGTATCAGAAAAAAATATTAATCACTACGAATCAATAGCTAAGGGTGGGGCTGGATTAATCATTGTAGAGGCAACTTGTGTTAATGAAAAAGGAAGATTGTCAGCAGATCAATTGGGAATATGGTCGGACAAGTTTATAGATGGATTAAAGAAGATATCACAAACTTGCCATGAAAATGGGGCTAAGGTATTTATACAACTTCATCACGCTGGCATTAGAACATCCAAGGCTATAAATGAAGATACTGCAACATCCTCAGATTATGACGATGGAAAGGTAACAGCTAGGGCTATGACCATAAGTGAAATACATTCCATAGAGGAAGACTTTATAAATGCAGCTATTAGGGCAGAAAAAGCTGGATTCGATGGGATTGAGATTCATGGTGCTCATTCATATCTTTTGACACAGTTCTTTTCCACTAAAGTAAATAAACGAGAAGATGAATATGGTGGAAGCCTGGATAATAGAGTGAGAATTGCAGGGAGAATAATTGAAGGAATTAAGCAAAATGTAAATGAGAATTTTATAGTTGGTATACGCATGGGTTGTAATGAGAGTGATTTAGAAACTAGTATTGATATGGCAAAGAAGTTTGAAAATATGGGTATAGATTATCTTCATGTTTCCACAGGCTTTGATAATACAAGAATAAACCAAGAATTGCCAGAAGATTTCCCTTGCAATTGGATAGTATATGGTGGAACTAAAATAAAAGAACATGTAAATATTCCAGTAATTGCTGTAAATTCAATTAACACTCCAGAAAAAGCTCGCTATTTGATAGATCATAATTTAGTGGATTTCGTTGCTATAGGTAGAGGGCAGCTTTCAGATTATAATTTTGCAAATCATGTAAAAGATGGAGAAAAGATTGTAGAATGTTTGGGATGCAAGCCATGTAGCTGGTTTAGCAATGGAGATAATTGTCCAAGGCACAGGAAGTAA